One window from the genome of Gimesia aquarii encodes:
- a CDS encoding DUF1501 domain-containing protein has translation MNKQYSLQNFSGKLPRRNFLTSLSSGLAGISLASLLQEEDQARASTAHVPPDGKAHFPPKAKSVIWMFMRGGVSHMESFDPKPMLTKYAGKSISETPWKSVQESEKLKRVRVVVVNDANGQQRNKVYPLQVGYKKYGQSGIEVSDWFPHIGSCVDDISIVRSMWTTDDNHGAQVQFHSGRHMLDGRVPTIGAWINYGLGSLNQNLPQFINMGPRFFDVRDGHYLGPAYDSVPLKVDPKNPLPYAKPELDLSSEEQKIEFSLINQLNQLSSEKYPNDSTLQARIKSYELAFRMQSAVPEVIRFDQETKETQELYGLNDPATKPFGMQLLAARRFVEKGVRFVQIMHGGGAAGAWDSHSNLKTNHSKLAKQVDQPAAGLIKDLKRRGLLKDTIVVFATEFGRTPGSQGSNGRDHHPYGFSIWMAGGGIKGGVAHGTTDELGFHAEEHPHYVTDVHATLMKQLGLNARRLEVPGHKRIEMDFGHSIDEIIA, from the coding sequence ATGAATAAACAGTATTCTCTTCAGAACTTCTCAGGTAAGCTTCCTCGTCGCAACTTCCTGACGAGCCTCAGTTCCGGTCTTGCTGGAATTTCGCTCGCTTCCTTATTACAAGAGGAAGATCAAGCCCGTGCATCCACGGCACATGTTCCACCCGATGGCAAAGCTCATTTTCCTCCCAAAGCGAAAAGCGTCATCTGGATGTTCATGCGCGGTGGTGTGAGTCATATGGAAAGTTTCGATCCGAAACCAATGCTCACCAAATACGCAGGGAAATCGATCAGTGAAACTCCCTGGAAAAGCGTTCAAGAATCTGAAAAACTGAAACGAGTACGTGTTGTTGTCGTCAACGATGCCAACGGGCAACAAAGAAATAAAGTTTATCCACTGCAGGTGGGTTATAAGAAATATGGTCAGAGTGGTATTGAGGTCAGCGACTGGTTCCCCCATATTGGCAGTTGTGTCGATGACATTTCTATCGTGCGCTCCATGTGGACCACAGACGACAACCATGGTGCTCAAGTTCAATTTCACTCTGGGCGACATATGCTCGATGGTCGGGTGCCAACTATTGGTGCCTGGATTAATTATGGCCTGGGATCACTGAATCAGAACCTGCCGCAATTCATCAATATGGGACCACGCTTTTTTGATGTGAGAGACGGACATTATTTAGGGCCTGCATATGATTCAGTTCCCCTCAAAGTCGATCCTAAAAATCCGCTGCCCTATGCAAAACCCGAACTCGATCTTTCCAGTGAAGAACAAAAAATCGAGTTTTCTCTCATCAACCAGCTCAACCAGCTTAGCTCTGAGAAATATCCGAATGATAGTACACTTCAGGCGCGGATTAAGTCTTATGAGTTGGCATTCCGCATGCAATCGGCAGTCCCTGAAGTTATTCGGTTTGATCAGGAAACCAAAGAGACTCAGGAACTTTATGGGCTGAATGATCCTGCAACAAAACCATTTGGAATGCAGTTATTGGCTGCGCGACGATTTGTAGAGAAGGGCGTTCGTTTTGTCCAGATCATGCATGGGGGTGGTGCTGCCGGTGCCTGGGATTCGCATTCGAATCTGAAAACGAATCACTCCAAGCTGGCAAAGCAGGTCGATCAACCTGCGGCAGGGCTGATAAAAGACTTAAAACGCAGAGGCTTATTAAAAGATACGATTGTTGTGTTTGCAACGGAATTTGGACGAACACCCGGTTCACAAGGCAGTAACGGTCGTGACCATCATCCATATGGTTTTTCAATCTGGATGGCCGGTGGTGGAATCAAGGGTGGTGTCGCGCATGGCACAACGGATGAACTCGGGTTCCATGCCGAAGAGCATCCGCATTATGTGACTGACGTGCATGCCACGCTGATGAAACAGTTGGGACTGAATGCCCGCCGTCTCGAAGTGCCTGGCCACAAACGCATTGAAATGGATTTCGGCCACTCTATCGACGAAATCATCGCATAG